In one Bordetella pertussis 18323 genomic region, the following are encoded:
- a CDS encoding IS481-like element IS481 family transposase, with product MNTHKHARLTFLRRLEMVQQLIAHQVCVSEAARAYGVTAPTVRKWLGRFLAQGQAGLADASSRPTVSPRAIAPAKALAIVELRRKRLTQARIAQALGVSASTVSRVLARAGLSHLADLEPAEPVVRYEHQAPGDLLHIDIKKLGRIQRPGHRVTGNRRDTVEGAGWDFVFVAIDDHARVAFTDIHPDERFPSAVQFLKDAVAYYQRLGVTIQRLLTDNGSAFRSRAFAALCHELGIKHRFTRPYRPQTNGKAERFIQSALREWAYAHTYQNSQHRADAMKSWLHHYNWHRPHQGIGRAVPISRLNLDEYNLLTVHN from the coding sequence GCAATTGATCGCCCATCAAGTTTGTGTGTCTGAAGCGGCCCGCGCCTATGGGGTCACCGCGCCGACTGTGCGCAAATGGCTGGGCCGCTTCCTGGCTCAGGGCCAGGCGGGCTTGGCCGATGCGTCCTCGCGCCCGACGGTCTCGCCCCGAGCGATTGCGCCGGCCAAGGCGCTGGCTATCGTGGAGCTGCGCCGCAAGCGGCTGACCCAAGCGCGCATCGCCCAGGCGCTGGGCGTGTCAGCCAGCACCGTCAGCCGCGTCCTGGCCCGCGCCGGTCTGTCGCACCTGGCCGACCTGGAGCCGGCCGAGCCGGTGGTGCGCTACGAGCATCAGGCCCCCGGCGATCTGCTGCACATCGACATCAAGAAGCTGGGACGTATCCAGCGCCCTGGCCACCGGGTCACGGGCAACCGACGCGATACCGTTGAGGGGGCCGGCTGGGACTTCGTCTTCGTGGCCATCGATGACCACGCCCGCGTGGCCTTCACCGACATCCACCCCGACGAGCGCTTCCCCAGCGCCGTCCAGTTCCTCAAGGACGCAGTGGCCTACTACCAGCGCCTGGGCGTGACCATCCAGCGCTTGCTCACCGACAATGGCTCGGCCTTTCGCAGCCGCGCCTTCGCCGCGCTGTGCCATGAGCTGGGCATCAAGCACCGCTTTACCCGACCTTACCGCCCACAGACCAATGGCAAGGCCGAACGCTTCATCCAGTCGGCCTTGCGTGAGTGGGCTTACGCTCACACCTACCAGAACTCCCAACACCGAGCCGATGCCATGAAATCCTGGCTACACCACTACAACTGGCATCGACCCCACCAAGGCATCGGGCGCGCTGTACCCATCTCCAGACTCAACCTGGACGAATACAACCTATTGACAGTTCACAACTAG
- a CDS encoding Lrp/AsnC family transcriptional regulator: MQLDAIDHRIIGILQRDADISNAVLAERVGLSASACLRRVARLKENGVIRRIVAVLDPARVERPLSAIVTLEFARHGSEYRRTFMEQVALEPAVTQCYMVTGEVSCVLIVHMRDMDEYLAFADRLFDQDDNVQAFYTHIVMQTVKDEPVVAVPAAPR, encoded by the coding sequence ATGCAACTTGATGCCATAGACCACCGCATTATTGGGATTTTGCAGCGCGACGCCGATATCTCCAACGCCGTGCTCGCCGAGCGCGTCGGGCTGTCGGCCTCGGCGTGCCTGCGGCGCGTGGCCCGGCTGAAGGAAAACGGCGTCATCCGCCGTATCGTCGCCGTGCTGGACCCGGCCCGCGTCGAGCGCCCGCTTTCGGCCATCGTCACCCTGGAATTCGCCCGCCATGGCTCGGAATACCGCCGCACCTTCATGGAGCAGGTCGCGCTCGAGCCCGCCGTCACCCAATGCTATATGGTCACCGGCGAGGTCTCGTGCGTACTGATCGTGCACATGCGCGACATGGACGAATACCTGGCGTTCGCCGACCGCCTGTTCGACCAGGACGACAACGTGCAGGCGTTCTACACCCACATCGTGATGCAGACCGTCAAGGACGAGCCCGTGGTCGCCGTGCCCGCGGCGCCGCGCTAG